Proteins co-encoded in one Aspergillus luchuensis IFO 4308 DNA, chromosome 6, nearly complete sequence genomic window:
- the las21 gene encoding mannose-ethanolamine phosphotransferase LAS21 (COG:T;~EggNog:ENOG410PHUD;~InterPro:IPR017850,IPR039527,IPR002591,IPR037674;~TransMembrane:12 (i7-31o445-467i474-494o500-518i539-556o576-595i607-629o649-673i727-746o766-787i808-829o841-859i);~go_function: GO:0003824 - catalytic activity [Evidence IEA];~go_function: GO:0051377 - mannose-ethanolamine phosphotransferase activity [Evidence IEA];~go_process: GO:0006506 - GPI anchor biosynthetic process [Evidence IEA]): protein MAILPRSWAVIIANVLTPLAVLVFSSGFFPYKPLIPGLARFEDGGNYTATPKAFDKVIFMVIDALRSDFVYSNNSGFLFTQSLIRSGAALPFTAYASSPTVTMPRLKAITTGSKPSFLDVILNIAESDTSSTLAYQDTWLAQLKANGGQLVMYGDDTWLKLFPGMFERADGTTSFFVSDFIEVDNNVTRHVSTELSRDDWSAFIMHYLGLDHIGHKAGPQSPYMTTKQQEMDSIVANIYTSMEQQQHLQSTLFVLCGDHGMNDAGNHGGSSVGETSPALLFISPKFQALDILRQSPTDSHSDFQYYRTVEQTDITPTLAGLLGLPIPLNSLGVFIPELLDLWETRSQRIDVLLSNSRQILRKMNEMFPNRSFDINSMDIACDSGPLVGVDLALCAWFRVNILLQNSGGADKNDLYPELESALFVFLKQAQEVISSAASDYDLRNLLLGLAITSFVVLLPLPTIYTLLCKSGCAGAFFALCLLGYGGMMFASSYVEEEQQFWNWMFTAWVFCLHVRSSILPRCSMPSQERNTRFYRLYDLCYSNFGALALLLSHRVLRRWNQTGQKFATDPDIARTFFPSHRLILWFLVILTYANTCRHLLAHRLSKLWQLCCVTMALSAFFLKLSYVASDSPELLPEALLVLWKRGFDGGSTVLFTRLVVVGIMFLIPLSMCIRNIPQLREMRVVPSTVFHDALTLFLVTQSRATNIPIFLILRAHANILATMNLSALELAITSLIAQYMTFFAFGGSNSIATVDLSNAYNGIGTYNVVLVGILTFISNWAGPIWWVSAAQVLRLNQARHERESHMAVLTFHMAATLLSVMAACTILRSHLFIWTVFSPKYLYAMAWAILNHLAVNLLGEVLHLISSKLANHSAVELL from the exons ATGGCCATCCTACCACGAAGTTGGGCGGTTATCATCGCCAATGTATTAACCCCCTTAGCAGTCTTAGTATTTTCGTCTGGGTTTTTCCCTTATAAGCCATTGATACCAGGACTTGCAAGATTTGAAGATGGCGGCAACTACACTGCGACTCCAAAGGCTTTTGACAAGGTCATTTTCATGGTTATCGATGCTCTAAGGAG TGACTTTGTCTACTCTAATAATTCCGGGTTTCTATTTACCCAAAG CCTGATTCGATCAGGAGCTGCACTGCCATTCACTGCTTATGCTAGTTCTCCAACTGTTACAATGCCTCGTCTCAAGGCAATAACAACTGGCTCAAAACCATCTTTTCTGGATGTAATCCTGAATATTGCCGAGTCCGATACTTCATCGACTCTAGCATATCAAGATACTTGGTTGGCACAGTTGAAGGCAAATGGAGGCCAGCTTGTCATGTATGGTGATGACACTTGGCTTAAACTGTTTCCCGGGATGTTTGAAAGAGCAGACGGTACTACAAGTTTCTTTGTGTCG GACTTCATCGAAGTGGACAATAACGTAACTCGTCACGTCTCTACTGAGCTTTCCCGTGACGACTGGTCAGCATTCATCATGCATTACCTTGGATTAGATCACATTGGACATAAAGCCGGTCCTCAGAG CCCTTACATGACAACAAAGCAACAGGAGATGGACTCCATTGTTGCCAATATATATACCAGCAtggagcagcaacaacattTGCAGTCCACTCTTTTTGTCTTATGTGGTGACCATGGGATGAACGATGCCGGAAATCATGGCGGCTCATCCGTGGGTGAGACATCGCCCGCATTGCTCTTTATTTCTCCTAAGTTTCAAGCCTTGGATATCCTCAGACAGTCTCCGACAGACTCGCACAGCGACTTCCAGTATTACCGAACCGTTGAGCAAACAGACATAACTCCAACTTTGGCAGGGCTTTTAGGCTTACCGATACCATTGAATAGTCTGGGTGTATTTATCCCAGAACTTCTCGACCTGTGGGAAACGA GATCGCAAAGAATTGACGTGTTACTCTCGAATTCCCGACAGATCCTGAGAAAGATGAACGAGATGTTTCCTAACCGCAGTTTCGATATCAACTCGATGGATATCGCCTGCGATAGCGGGCCTTTAGTCGGCGTTGATCTGGCGCTCTGTGCATGGTTTCGGGTCAATATCTTGCTTCAAAACTCCGGCGGAGCCGACAAAAATGACCTTTATCCCGAGCTTGAGTCTGCCTTGTTTGTGTTCTTGAAACAGGCACAGGAGGTAATTAGTAGCGCAGCTAGCGACTACGATCTCAGAAATCTTCTTCTGGGCTTAGCCATCACTTCTTTCGTTGTCCTGCTTCCTCTCCCTACGATTTATACTCTGCTCTGTAAGTCTGGGTGTGCTGGGGCATTCTTTGCACTGTGTCTCCTAGGCTACGGTGGCATGATGTTCGCTAGTAGCTatgttgaggaagagcaacAATTCTGGAATTGGATGTTTACTGCATGGGTATTTTGCCTACATGTAAGATCATCCATTCTTCCACGTTGCTCCATGCCCTCCCAGGAGAGGAATACAAGATTCTATCGCCTATATGATTTGTGTTATTCCAATTTTGGTGCGTTGGCGCTGCTCCTATCACATAGGGTTTTGAGGCGCTGGAACCAAACTGGTCAGAAATTTGCTACTGATCCAGACATCGCTCGGACATTTTTCCCTTCGCATCGGCTAATACTCTGGTTTCTCGTTATCTTAACATATGCCAACACTTGTAGGCATCTCTTAGCCCACCGTCTATCAAAGCTTTGGCAGCTATGTTGTGTCACAATGGCATTGAGCGCATTCTTCTTGAAGCTGTCATATGTGGCATCAGATTCCCCTGAACTTCTCCCTGAAGCTTTGCTTGTCCTTTGGAAGAGGGGGTTCGATGGAGGGTCTACTGTCCTCTTTACGCGGCTGGTCGTAGTCGGGATTATGTTTCTCATTCCATTATCAATGTGTATCAGAAATATTCCGCAACTGCGTGAGATGAGAG TGGTCCCGAGTACCGTCTTCCATGACGCCCTCACCCTTTTCTTGGTAACTCAATCACGAGCTACGAACATTCCGATATTTCTAATACTCAGAGCCCATGCGAATATACTTGCTACGATGAATCTTTCTGCCCTCGAGCTAGCTATCACATCTTTGATCGCGCAGTATATGACCTTCTTCGCATTTGGAGGTTCGAATTCAATAGCCACAGTCGACCTTTCCAATGCATATAATGGCATCGGCACCTATAATGTCGTCTTGGTTGGGATCTTAACATTTATAAGTAACTGGGCAGGGCCAATATGGTGGGTATCAGCTGCTCAGGTTCTCCGGCTAAACCAGGCTAGGCATGAAAGAGAGAGTCACATGGCTGTTCTCACATTCCACATGGCAGCCACATTATTGTCGGTTATGGCTGCATGCACGATCCTGAGGTCGCATCTTTTCATCTGGACGGTCTTCTCTCCCAAGTATCTCTATGCAATGGCGTGGGCCATCCTCAACCACTTGGCCGTTAACTTGCTTGGCGAGGTCTTGCATCTAATATCATCCAAACTGGCGAACCATTCAGCAGTGGAGTTGTTATAG
- a CDS encoding malate dehydrogenase (COG:C;~EggNog:ENOG410PGH8;~InterPro:IPR015955,IPR001236,IPR036291,IPR001557, IPR010097,IPR001252,IPR022383;~PFAM:PF00056,PF02866;~go_function: GO:0003824 - catalytic activity [Evidence IEA];~go_function: GO:0016491 - oxidoreductase activity [Evidence IEA];~go_function: GO:0016615 - malate dehydrogenase activity [Evidence IEA];~go_function: GO:0016616 - oxidoreductase activity, acting on the CH-OH group of donors, NAD or NADP as acceptor [Evidence IEA];~go_function: GO:0030060 - L-malate dehydrogenase activity [Evidence IEA];~go_process: GO:0005975 - carbohydrate metabolic process [Evidence IEA];~go_process: GO:0006099 - tricarboxylic acid cycle [Evidence IEA];~go_process: GO:0006108 - malate metabolic process [Evidence IEA];~go_process: GO:0019752 - carboxylic acid metabolic process [Evidence IEA];~go_process: GO:0055114 - oxidation-reduction process [Evidence IEA]), translating into MVKAAVLGASGGIGQPLSLLLKTSPLVDDLALYDVVNTPGVAADLSHISSVAKISGFLPKDDGLKHALTGADIVVIPAGIPRKPGMTRDDLFKINAGIVRDLVKGIAEYCPKAFVLIISNPVNSTVPIAAEVLKAAGVFDPKRLFGVTTLDVVRAETFVQEYSGHKDPSAVRIPVVGGHSGETIVPLFSKAAPAFQIPADKYDALVNRVQFGGDEVVKAKDGAGSATLSMAYAGFRFAQSVIKASQGQSGIVEPTFVYLPGVTGGDEITKATGLEFFSTLVELGTNGAEKAINVLEGVTEQEQKLIKTCTEGLKGNIEKGIEFIKNPPPK; encoded by the exons ATGGTTAAAGCGG CTGTTCTTGGAGCATCTGGTGGCATTGGCCAG CCTCTGTCTCTCCTGCTTAAGACAAGCCCCCTGGTTGACGACCTCGCGCTCTACGATGTTGTGAACACCCCCGGTGTCGCTGCCGACCTTTCTCACATCTCCTCTGTTGCC AAAATTTCCGGATTCCTGCCTaaggatgatggattgaagCACGCCTTGACCGGTGCTGACATTGTTGTCATCCCTGCTGGGATTCCCC GCAAGCCTGGAATGACTCGTGATGATCTGTTCAAGATCAACGCCGGTATTGTGCGCGACCTGGTCAAGGGCATCGCCGAGTACTGCCCCAAGGCATTTGTTTTGATCATCTCCAACCCTGTCAATTCGACTGTTCCCATCGCCGCAGAGGTCCTCAAGGCCGCTGGCGTCTTTGACCCTAAGCGTCTCTTTGGTGTTACCACTCTGGATGTTGTCCGCGCGGAGACCTTCGTCCAGGAATACTCAGGCCACAAGGACCCATCTGCTGTGCGCATCCCAGTTGTCGGTGGCCACTCGGGAGAGACTATTGTTCCCCTCTTCAGCAAGGCAGCCCCCGCTTTCCAGATCCCCGCAGACAAGTACGATGCGCTTGTCAACC GCGTTCAGTTCGGTGGAGATGAGGTTGTCAAGGCCAAGGATGGTGCCGGCTCCGCGACCCTGTCTATGGCCTACGCTGGCTTCAG ATTTGCTCAGAGCGTTATCAAGGCTTCTCAAGGCCAGTCTGGTATCGTCGAGCCTACCTTTGTCTATCTGCCTGGTGTCACTGGCGGTGACGAGATTACCAAGGCCACCGGCCTGGAATTCTTCTCTACCCTTGTAGAACTTGGC ACCAACGGAGCTGAGAAGGCCATCAATGTTCTTGAGGGCGTGACCGAGCAGGAACAGAAGCTCATCAAGACCTGCACTGAGGGCTTGAAGGGCAACATCGAAAAGGGAATCGAATTCATCAAGAACCCTCCACCAAAGTAA
- the SIZ1 gene encoding Siz/PIAS RING finger protein (COG:K;~EggNog:ENOG410PJSJ;~InterPro:IPR003034,IPR023321,IPR004181,IPR036361, IPR038654,IPR013083;~PFAM:PF14324,PF11789,PF02037,PF02891;~go_function: GO:0008270 - zinc ion binding [Evidence IEA]): protein MASTGQLPDTQSLVALVKTLTNAQLKDILRNEGLAVSGVKASLQLRIIDYIERLNQGGHVEQYDDLRKFIYATARRPMPTSPTTQAVSNQHYQPHTVNQPLLTQHRPSPLSIPMPSHGHTSGRLTFKDSPFYTVIEPLTSASECKVREQTRDSVELKVILTPTVATRLQADPNIRVMVYCAADTGLNQYTKSDIAFPHQVELKANLDEVKANLRGLKNKPGTTRPADVTQYIRKKPGYPNNIVMTYALTQKRFFVLVNLVQRHPVEELVAELKRRKTISKEQVLREMRNKAGDSDIVATSSVMSLKCPLSTLRIEVPCRSVICTHNQCFDASSFLQLQEQAPTWSCPVCSKATSFESLQIDQYVDDILRSTSLDVEQVIIEPDGQWSSPNQEDSAKVGGFTPATDDDDELIEIREPGVTPIKRESFPPTSLYVHQTPTQSREPSATSSAAYLSTNKRNAAQVIDLTGSDEEDDTPVRPVKRPAFDQMNRPSSQQEYCNPYSGGYVNGDIQLPSQPSSDFLSHAGGYDARSY, encoded by the exons ATGGCCTCTACTGGTCAATTACCGGACACACAAAGCCTTGTTGCCCTAGTCAAGACATTGACCAACGCGCAGCTCAAAGATATCCTCAGGAACGAAGGGCTTGCTGTCTCAGGAGTGAAAGCTTCATTGCAGCTACGGATCATTGACT ACATTGAGAGACTCAACCAAGGAGGCCATGTTGAACAGTACGATGACCTGAGGAAATTCATCTATGCCACGGCACGTCGGCCAATGCCTACGTCTCCAACCACGCAAGCAGTCTCCAACCAACACTATCAACCACATACTGTCAATCAACCTTTGCTCACGCAGCATAGACCTTCACCTTTGAGCATACCAATGCCATCGCATGGACACACATCTG GTCGTTTAACTTTCAAAGACAGCCCATTCTATACCGTCATAGAGCCATTGACTTCTGCCTCAGAATGCAAAG TACGCGAACAAACTAGGGACAGTGTGGAACTCAAAGTTATCCTTACACCAACCGTAGCGACTAGGCTACAGGCGGATCCCAATATCCGGGTGATGGTGTATTGTGCTGCAGACACGGGTCTTAATCAGTATACCAAATCTGACATCGCATTTCCTCACCAAGTTGAACTAAAAGCCAACCTGGATGAAGTGAAAGCCAATCTAAGGGGCTTGAAAAATAAGCCCGGTACAACAAGGCCAGCAGATGTAACACAATATATTCGCAAGAAACCAGGCTACCCGAATAATATTGTCATGACATACGCCCTTACGCAAAAG CgcttttttgttttggtcAATCTTGTCCAGCGACATCCGGTCGAAGAGCTTGTTGCCGAATTGAAACGGAGGAAGACAATTTCGAAAGAGCAGGTCTTGCGAGAAA TGAGGAATAAAGCTGGTGATTCAGATATTGTCGCCACGTCCAGTGTTATGTCGCTCAAGTGCCCTTTATCAACGCTCCGAATAGAGGTTCCCTGTCGTTCTGTAATTTGCACGCACAATCAATGTTTCGATGCATCCTCGTTTTTGCAACTCCAGGAACAGGCCCCAACTTGGTCGTGTCCTGTCTGTTCTAAAGCGACGAGTTTTGAATCGTTGCAGATTGACCA GTACGTCGATGATATACTTCGTTCAACTTCTCTAGATGTCGAACAAGTTATCATAGAGCCAGATGGTCAATGGTCTAGCCCCAACCAGGAAGACTCTGCCAAAGTGGGCGGATTTACTCCGGCGacagatgatgacgacgagttGATCGAAATACGGGAACCCGGGGTTACGCCTATCAAGCGAGAGTCATTCCCACCTACATCTCTTTACGTACACCAAACACCTACTCAGTCCCGAGAACCCTCAGCAACGTCATCTGCAGCTTATTTGTCGACAAACAAGCGTAATGCTGCCCAGGTGATCGACCTTACAGgaagtgatgaggaggatgacacTCCGGTCAGACCCGTAAAGCGGCCAGCGTTTGATCAGATGAACCGGCCCTCGTCTCAGCAGGAATATTGCAACCCTTACAGCGGTGGCTATGTTAACGGAGACATCCAACTACCCAGCCAGCCTAGTTCTGATTTTCTTAGTCATGCCGGTGGTTATGATGCACGCAGTTATTGA
- a CDS encoding DUF2423 domain-containing protein (COG:S;~EggNog:ENOG410PZQC;~InterPro:IPR019434;~PFAM:PF10338), protein MAKSVRASVTKRNRAKLRATVFGPAVDARTERLSAKLQELASQPRPNEEKSSMELDDATTNNNSDKEASNVSNSTGDMDIDQGTAKGGRAHTRKSGRIQKRHKKARSSIVFRPHPSKVKGNTKRR, encoded by the exons ATGGCAAAGAGCGTCCGGGCGAGTGTTACCAAGCGCAATAGAGCTAAACTCCGAGCCACAGTCTTCGGACCAGCTGTTGATGCAAGGACCGAAAGACTTTCTGCGAAGCTGCAAGAGCTAGCTTCTCAGCCTCGGCCGAACGAGGAGAAGTCAAGCATGGAACTGGATGATGCAACCACAA ACAACAACAGTGACAAAGAAGCTAGCAACGTATCGAATTCCACTGGAG ATATGGATATCGATCAAGGAACTGCTAAGGGTGGCCGTGCTCACACCAGGAAGTCGGGTCGAATTCAGAAACGTCATAAGAAAGCCCGCTCGTCCATCGTTTTCCGTCCTCATCCATCGAAGGTCAAAGGAAATACGAAGAGACGGTGA
- a CDS encoding uncharacterized protein (COG:D;~EggNog:ENOG410PPWC;~InterPro:IPR035979,IPR007201,IPR012677;~PFAM:PF04059;~go_function: GO:0003676 - nucleic acid binding [Evidence IEA]), whose product MRPNDTSHSLSSPVSTNDIGSANGSPDTKLTAYSPEDMRSTCLRSDSNIGDPLGDIGKRKLYLTSSSDPFLVSTNTSTRVQLSPTAASFTPFGVADNVLSRSKAPSLSRGFSGVGYLTASSDIDPCEARNGPLQASDRYSLKYGVIGNSQADTRNRPNIMDYQTFGSENHSRALVIENVPKNLTYMSLAGFFNRREFSSLRGPVLSELNSMGKVYVAFTDSREATKAIEKVKVLRPEWHISTIAPKEYVKHVEPSLLPQTSNYEGQLLVTVYYDGRNPNLNQHTVARSLETLSMTFGDIRSFTSLPTEQENIGEFHIEYFNTRDAENVLTTLNGTSVDDCILDISLFRPDIEERKCELPFTAETPSREEFPPAEEASFTKSTSWTSVRPGRASFMELSPTGRSTVPPGEHASLIDWMSKAGERIFPSPRRELSRYPDLRMGSQNAVDIERIRLGLDVRTTIMLRNIPNKIDQAMLKAIVDETSHGKYDFMYLRIDFANNCNVGYAFINFEDPIDIIDVSIVLVLFIEITDFM is encoded by the exons ATGAGGCCAAACGATACGTCCCACAGCTTGAGCAGTCCTGTTTCTACAAACGACATAGGCTCTGCCAATGGGTCCCCTGACACCAAGCTTACAGCATATTCGCCTGAGGATATGCGATCTACCTGCCTTCGCTCTGACTCCAACATTGGTGACCCATTGGGCGACATTGGCAAACGAAAGTTATACCTGAC ATCATCCTCTGACCCCTTTCTGGTGTCAACGAACACTTCTACCCGTGTTCAACTTtcaccaacagcagcaagctTCACACCATTTGGCGTGGCAGACAACGTTCTATCTAGGAGCAAGGCACCTTCACTGTCTCGAGGATTTTCCGGCGTTGGCTATCTAACAGCAAGCTCGGATATTGATCCATGCGAAGCTAGGAATGGCCCTCTCCAGGCCTCGGACAGATACTCACTGAAGTATGGAGTCATAGGCAATAGTCAGGCTGATACGAGGAACCGTCCGAATATCATGGACTACCAGACATTCGGCAGCGAGAACCATAGCCGAGCCCTGGTTATTGAAAATGTGCCGAAAAATCTTACCTATATGTCATTGGCTGGATTTTTCAAT CGTCGTGAATTTAGCTCCCTCAGAGGCCCCGTGCTTTCAGAACTCAATTCCATGGGCAAGGTCTATGTCGCATTCACGGACAGTCGGGAAGCGACCAAGGCAATAGAGAAGGTCAAAGTCCTGAGGCCTGAATGGCACATCTCTACGATTGCACCTAAAGAATATGTCAAACATGTTGAGCCTTCTCTTCTGCCACAGACTTCTAACTACGAGGGTCAGCTGCTTGTCACCGTCTATTATGACGGCAGAAACCCCAACCTCAATCAGCACACTGTTGCTCGCTCACTTGAAACCCTCTCTATGACATTCGGTGACATAAGGTCTTTCACATCCTTGCCAACTGAGCAAGAAAATATTGGCGAATTTCATATTGAGTACTTCAACACGCGTGATGCTGAGAACGTTTTGACCACCCTTAATGGGACGTCGGTTGAT GATTGCATCCTAGACATCTCTCTTTTCAGGCCAGATatagaagagagaaagtgCGAGCTGCCATTTACGGCTGAAACACCTTCAAGAGAGGAATTCCCTCCAGCCGAGGAGGCTTCTTTCACAAAGTCCACATCGTGGACCTCAGTTAGACCGGGCCGTGCTTCCTTCATGGAATTAAGCCCTACCGGTCGTTCCACGGTGCCCCCAGGTGAACATGCTAGTCTCATAGACTGGATGTCTAAGGCTGGTGAAAGgatcttcccctctcctcgcCGCGAACTTAGCCGCTATCCTGATTTACGCATGGGCAGCCAAAATGCAGTCGATATAGAGAGAATACGTCTCGGCTTGGATGTCAGAACGACG ATTATGCTCCGCAACATCCCTAATAAAATCGACCAG GCTATGCTCAAAGCTATTGTGGATGAGACGAGCCATGGAAAATATGACTTTATGTACTTACGGATAG ATTTCGCAAATAACTGCAA CGTCGGGTACGCCTTTATAAATTTCGAAGAT CCGATTGATATCATTGATGTTAGTATCGTCCTGGTTCTCTTCATCGAAATCACTGATTTCATGTAG
- a CDS encoding uncharacterized protein (COG:S;~EggNog:ENOG410PRC6) — MNIDVDRIYAVHSILHLIFHRNKNQHRGTKWWKWLAILKRVTLKFARSLDSRQPFGSDESPADQHRHHLVTYLMPKCYQAFSAVVADGQFSTLGTVLIATLARLAKATGIDKDLRLSSQTEKASTGPIYGTDAQRREDMGVILCRPEGSSTPTLLSETQVPEISPRAHDEVSLKAPESTVGSKKKSMRKKKRKKDAIDDLFDSLL; from the exons ATGAATATTGATGTGGATAGAATTTATGCGGTGCATTCTATACTTCATTTGATCTTTCATCGAAATAAAAATCAACATCGAGGGACTAAGTGGTGGAAATGGTTGGCGATCCTGAAACGAGTTACCTTGAAGTTCGCCAGATCTCTCGACAGTCGGCAGCCATTTGGCAGTGATGAGTCTCCTGCTGATCAACATAGACATCATTTGGTGACATATCTTATGCCGAAGTGCTATCA AGCATTCTCCGCAGTTGTTGCCGATGGACAGTTTTCTACTCTGGGGACAGTTTTGATTGCCACCCTTGCCCGTTTGGCAAAAGCCACAGGGATCGATAAGGATCTGAGATTGTCATCACAAACAGAAAAGGCTTCTACTGGCCCCATCTATGGCACCGATGCGCAACGAAGAGAGGATATGGGAGTCATCCTCTGCCGCCCTGAAGGCTCTTCAACACCAACGCTGCTATCTGAGACTCAAGTTCCGGAGATTTCACCTCGAGCCCATGATGAGGTGTCTCTAAAGGCTCCAGAAAGCACCGTAGgctcaaaaaagaaaagcatgcggaagaagaagcggaaaAAGGATGCCATCGATGATCTATTTGATAGCCTTCTATAG
- a CDS encoding uncharacterized protein (COG:D;~EggNog:ENOG410PPWC) gives MRRSIENAEHVGLFAPRVGQQYRDEQRRRRSQFDRGTTAAEREVVYVRTLAPRRPYGVSKGLRSGPCTYPGMKMWHESMHESGP, from the exons ATGCGTCGCAGCATTGAAAATGCGGAACATGTTG GACTATTTGCTCCGCGCGTCGGTCAGCAGTACCGTGACGAGCAGCGCCGTCGCCGTTCCCAATTCGATCGTGGAACCACTGCAGCCGAGCGCGAAGTAGTATATGTCCGAACACTCGCACCAAGACGTCCCTACGGTGTCAGTAAAGGTCTCAGGAGTGGCCCCTGTACTTATCCTGGTATGAAGATGTGGCACGAATCAATGCACGAAAGCGGTCCCTAA
- the TRS33 gene encoding trafficking protein particle complex subunit (BUSCO:EOG09263RY2;~COG:U;~EggNog:ENOG410PKMP;~InterPro:IPR024096,IPR037992,IPR007194;~PFAM:PF04051;~go_process: GO:0043087 - regulation of GTPase activity [Evidence IEA];~go_process: GO:0048193 - Golgi vesicle transport [Evidence IEA]) translates to MSLDAPASSLNASDPHARLLGASCLDFLLIELVPMAERLAKELASEDKLPDDEEIRETTFFRLESLGYRVGQGLAERFSRDRPRFADNLDVIKFLCKDLWTILFKKQVDNLKTNHRGVYVLTDNSFRPFARMSTSVRSEAVSMAQAYLWFPCGVIRGALSNLGITTTVQAESTELPGATFQIKTVNPKP, encoded by the exons ATGTCGTTGGATGCGCCGGCTTCATCCCTCAATGCTTCAGATCCACACGCGCGGCTCCTGGGTGCCTCATgccttgatttcctcctgaTAGAGCTCGTCCCTATGGCGGAGCGTTTAGCGAAGGAACTTGCTTCAGAAGATAAGCtaccagatgatgaagaaatccGGGAAACTACATTCTTTCGCCTCGAATCTCTAGGTTACAGGGTTGGACAAGGGTTGGCTGAACG ATTCTCCCGCGATCGCCCACGATTCGCAGACAACCTGGATGTCATAAAGTTTCTGTGCAAGGACTTGTGGACGATACTATTTAAGAAGCAGGTGGATAACCTGAAAACGAATCACCGG GGCGTGTATGTCTTGACCGACAACTCATTTCGACCATTTGCAAGGATGAGTACATCTGTGCGAAGCGAGGCGGTGTCTATGGCTCAAGCG TATTTATGGTTTCCATGCGGCGTTATTCGCGGTGCTCTATCAAACCTCGGTATTACAACCACTGTCCAGGCGGAATCTACAGAGCTTCCAGGTGCAACCTTTCAAATCAAAACCGTCAACCCCAAGCCCTGA